The bacterium nucleotide sequence TCGAGGCGACGTTCCTCGATAGCAGCAACACGCTCGACTCCGATCTCATCGAAGTCCATGACACCCACGGCGATCTTCAATGGGATCTCCATGATGACAGCGGCGAGGCGCACGACATTGATTGGCTGCGGGCCTGGTCGCTGGGTGATCCCGACTTTTCCGCACAGGCCGTGGTCGCGGTCCTCGACAACTCCTCGGTGTTCAAGTCGAGTTTCGATGCCCCTCCTGCGGAGATGGACTTGATGCACCCGGACTTCGACTGGGAGTTCTGCTGGCTAAATGGCCAAGAGGATCTGGCGGCGGTAGGCATCCCGGGCGAGTTCGATGAAGAGGACATCGATCTCTACGATGACGACGGCAACGGCTTCCTTGACGATGTCATCGGCTGGGACTTCTCGCACTGCTACTCCCTCTGGCAGGAGAGTGTCGTCGGGCTACCCCTGGACTGCGATCTCGTGGAGGGGATGCTCTGTTGGGCTGGTTCAGGCCCCTATCAGGTCAACGGCGATCCGTTTCCTCACGTCCTAGCAGACCACGGAGCCAAAGTCGTCGGCGTCATTGCCGCCATAACCGATAACAACCGCGGGATTGCCGGAATCACGAACATCGGACTTGGTACTTCAGGCATCCGCGTCATGCATCTCAAGACAGGACGAATCTGGGGCACAGCGGCGCAGTCCGCGCGGGCGTTGGAGTATGCTCGCCGCATGGGTGCCGAAGTGGTCAACATGTCCTGGGGTAGCGATGACGCTGCCGAGCTGCTGAGTCCGATTCTCGACATGTGCTACGAGGACGGCATTGTCCTCGTTGCTTCCGCCGGAAATTGGAGTCCTGAGGCAGGACTTCATGCGCATTTCCCTTCAACGCATGACAAGGTGATCAGCGTGGCTGCCAGCACGTCCGTGGATCTCTGGCGAGACGATAGCTGCTACATCGTGGAAGGAGAGGAAAGCGGCGTGGACATCGCCGCTCCGGGGCAGAGTATCCCCACCCTCACGCTCGGCCTGAGCGGAGCGGAGAACGAAGACTGCCAATACGCCGAAGACTATGACCTCAGCTTCAACTACACGAGCGCAGCGGCCCCGCACGTCGCTTCGGCGGCTGCGCTCTTAATCGCCCACGCCCCGGATCACTTCAGGCGAAACCCCGACGCTGTGCGCTATCGGCTCACGCGCTCCGCCCAGAAGATCGACGGCGCGCAGGAGTACCCCTACATCGATGGTGTCTCAGCGCGGCTTGGATGGGGCCGGGTAAACCTCTTCTACGCCGCGAACTACATCGAGGGCGCCCAGTCTTCGGTGACCCGCATCCAGCCCAGTCTCGAGAGCCACCCGACAGTCGTCACTTGCCCCGGCGACACCCTCGACAACATGATTTTCAGGCTGACGCTGAAGGACGAGTTTGGCGAGCTCGTCTCCACGGATCCCGATGTGCTTGGTAAGGCATTGGAGTTCAGTGCGCAAGTCCCCGGGCCGCCGCCGGTCTCCGTCGATTTGATTCAGGATGCCGAGTTCATTGCATACATCAACGACCTGGGGATCGGGGTGTACGTCCCGTTCGCCAAGGTGGTTGCATCGGGAGACGCGTACGTGGATGTCCACCTGGTGAATCCGGAAGGCTGGGGCAAGATCGATGTGAAAGGGCATGTCATCGATTCGGCGGCGAAGCGCGTGAAGTGGTTGGATCCGCTGCACATGAACTTCCTAGCGGGGTCGTTCATGCATGCGGAGCTGGGCAACCCACTGCCAGTGACATTCACGACGGTTGACTTCGATGCTGATGGGGATGTCGACCTGCGAGATTGGAAGATCTTCGCCGAGATGTTGGGAAGCACGACCGAGGACGAGGAGTACTGCATCTGCGGAGACTACGACGCCGATGGGGATATCGACATTGCCGACTCGGAGCTGTTCTCGACCCACTTCGGGCACTGATCAAGAGGGGAGGTTGGGGCTGTGAAACTAAGACACTTCGTTGGAGCTACTGCCCTGCTACAGATGGGGCTTCCCGCCTCGGCAGCTGTCACGCTGACCGTCGAGAGTGAGACCGAGTCGGAAGTGGTCGTGTCGATCTCAATGGCGGATTCCGAACAAGCGCTCGCCATTGGGCTGCATGGCTTGGCCCAAGGCCTGTGCCTGCCTGAGGTGTTTGAAATGGCGAGCGGTACGCGGGCGGCAGCCAAGCAGGACGACAGTGCGTTTCTGCTACTGGTCGGATCGAGTGGGCCTTTCGCACCGATTCTGCCGATCGATGCGGCCGGACAGGTACTTCTGCGCGGCTCCCTTCAGAAGACCTCCACTAGTTGGTGTCTGTCCTTGACTAGCGCGGATTTGATTCAACCTGGTGGGGAGCAGTTTGCGATCATCAGCGCTCCGGTGAATGATTCGCCTCTGATGCCGGAAACGGCAGCGCCCCCAATAGGCCTCGAGGTGTACCCGAATCCAGGCTGGGATCGCATCCTTCTGTCGCTAGGCGGCGAAGCGGAATCGGTGGTCGGCCTTCGCGTCTATGATGCACAGGGCAGGGTCGTCCGGGACCTCGCAGCAGCTCAGAGGATGGCGGCCTCGCGGCAGGAACCGGTAGCCTGGGATGGTTGCGACTCCTCCGGCCGTCACCTCGGGGCGGGTATCTACTTCGCACGGGTGTTCTACAGGGGCGGGGCAGAGGCTTCATGCAAGCTCACGCTGATTCGATGAGGTGCTAGCCGTGGTCCCCATTCGGGTGGGAAGGTCTTGGCGAGTTGCCCTGGGAGCACTTGCTCTTGGCTGCTTCCTTCATAGCTCGGGAATGGCCGGTGGTCACTGGACAACCGCGTTCTGCGGAAACGGATTGGACGCCAAGACTCACTGCGTACAGCCCTTTGGTGGTGAGATGGTCGTTGGTGGGCGGTTTGCGTATGCGGGGGGAACCCTGGTCAACTCCATTGCCAGCTGGGACGGGCAGGAATGGACAGCGCTCGGTGCGGGGCTAGGCGGGGCATATCCGATCGCGAATGTCTTGTGCGAATATGAGGGCGCTCTCTATGTAGGCGGCGACTTCGACCTCGCGGGAGGACTCCCAGCATCCAACCTCGGCAAATGGTGTGCTGGGCAGTGGGTGCCAACGGCGGACATCAGCGGGGAAGTCGGCTGCATGACGGTCTACAACGGTGACCTCATTGTCGGCGGCGGCTTCAACTTCGTGTACTGGGACGGCCACGCCACGTATACCGGTCCCATCGCAGGTTCGAATGGCAGCGAGTGGTTCTCTGTCGGCCAGGCGAGTGGCGGGGGGGCCATCGATCTCGCGGTCTTCGACGGGTATCTTGTCGCGGGTGGGGACTTCTACTCCATGGGCGGTGATCCCGACCTTGACCGCCTGGCGCGTTGGGATGGTCAGACTTGGAGCGCCTTCGATCCATCCGGATCCGATGCGGTCTCTGGCGGACTCGTCAAGGATGTCGAGGTCTATCGGGGAGAGCTGTATGTTGCCGGGTCGTTCACGAGCATCGGTGGACGCCCGATCCGCAAGCTCGCGCGCTGGGACGGTGCGAGCTGGCAGCCCTTCGGTGAAGAGATCCTCGCCGCCATGGTGTATCCGAACCTGATCGAGCTGGAGGTCTACCAGGATGCGCTCTTCGTCGGCGGCTACCTCCAGGTCGGCGCGCCTTGGAACACCGAAAACCTCATGCGCTGGGACGGCACGGAGTGGACCGCCTGCGGTCTCGGGTTGAACGACATCGTCATTGCCATGGCAATCTGGGATGACGGCCACGGCGAGAAGCTCTACACCGCGGGCGAGTTCACGCTCGTTGATGGCGTCATCGACAGCCGCTACATCGCCGCCTGGCAGGAGACGCCGGTAACGGCGGTACCCGACCTCGCCGACGCCGACGGGTTGGCGCTGAATCCCTGCACGCCGAATCCCTTCAACAGCGCGACGCGCCTTAGCTACTCCTTGCCTGAGGCGGGGGCAGTCTGCTTGGATGTCCTGGACATCCGCGGGCGGCGGCTCGCCACGCCGCTCGCGGGCTACCAAGAGGCCGGCCCGCACTCCCTCGTCTGGCTCGCCCAGGACGATCTCGGCAACCCCCTGGCCTCGGGTCTCTACCTCTTGCGCTTGAGCGCCGCGGGGGCGATGCGGATGCAGAAGATCGTTCTCGCGAAGTAGGGGGTTCCGGGCAATCGAGGCGATTTCCGCTCCTCCCTCTCGGGACCTGGAACCCTGCGCGCCCCTGTGCTAGGCTCCCTCGTTGGCCTACCGACGAAGGGACCCCCGATGGACAAGGTGATCGCCCGCATCTGCGGCGCCGCCGAGCGGCAGCGCGCCGAGCTCTTCGAACTGCTCCGCATCCCCAGCATCAGCGCCGAGCCCGCCCGCAAGGCGGACATGCAGCGCACGGCCGAGTGGCTGCTGCGCAAGCTTCAGGCCATGGGGGTGAGGAGCGAGATCATTCCGACGCCCGGGCACGCCCTGGTCTACGGCGAGCACCTCGCCGCCAAAGGCGCGCCGACCGTGCTCATGTACGGCCACTACGACGTGCAGCCCGTGGACCCGCTCGACCTGTGGACCACGCCGCCCTTCGAGCCGACGATTCGCAACGCGGCCGTCTACGCGCGCGGCTCCTCGGACGACAAGGGCCAGGTGCTCTGCCACCTGCTCGCCGTCGAGGCCCTGCTCGCCGAGACCGGCGGCCTGCCGGTGAATCTCAAGCTCCTCATCGAGGGCGAGGAGGAGGTCGGCAGCCCCAACCTCACGCCCTTCGTGCGCGCCAACCGCGAGAAGCTGGCCTGCGACGCGCTCGTGGTGAGCGACAGCGCCTTCTTCGCCAAGGGCGTGCCCAGCCTGGTCTACGGCCTGCGCGGGCTCGCCTACCTCGAGGTCTTCCTCACGGGCCCAAACCGCGACCTGCACAGCGGCACCTTCGGCGGCGCCGTCGCCAATCCGGCCGATGCCCTGGCCGGCATGATCGCGGCGCTGCACGATGGCGAGCGCCGCATTGCCGTACCCGGCTTCTACGACAAGGTACGCCCGCTCAGCCCCGCCGAGCGCGAGGAGTACAAGCGCCTGCCCCACAAGGATGAGGCCTACATGAAGGAACTCGGCGTGAACGGCCTCGTCGGCGAGGCCGGCTACAGCACGCTCGAGCGCACATCCGGCCGGCCGACGCTAGAAGTGAACGGCATCTGGGGTGGCTACACGGGCGAAGGCGCCAAGACCGTGCTGCCGGCCAAGGCGGCGGCCAAGATCAGTTGCCGCCTGGTGCCGGACCAGGACCCGGACGAGATCGCCCGCCTCGTCGAGGCGCAGCTCAAGCGCCTCGCGCCGGCGGGGATCGCGGTCGCGGTCAAGCAGCACCACGGCGGGCGGCCCTTCCTCTGCGCGCTGGACAGCCCCTTCGTCGAGGCCGGCAAGGGCGCGCTGGAGGCCGCGTTCGGCAAGCGCCCCGTGCTGGCGCGCGAGGGCGGCTCGATCCCCGTCGTGGAGGCCTTCAACCGCGAATTGAAGGCGCCCGTGGTGCTGATGGGCTTCGGGCTCCCCGACGACAACCTGCACTCTCCCAACGAGAAGCTGGACCTGGAGCAGTTCCACAAGGGCATCGAGGCGGCGGCGCACTTCCTGGCGCTGGCGGGGAAGGTGGGAGGGTGACTACTTTAGGGGCAACCGCAACGACGGGAGGGGCCGTGCTGAACCTGGAGCTGAACGAACAGCAGCAGATGATCCGCGACATGATCCGCGACTTCGCGGTGAAGGAAGTGGAGCCGATCGCCGCGCGCATCGACGAGACGATGGAGTTCCCCGAGGCGAACATCGCCAAGCTCGCCCAGCTCGGCATCCTCGGCATGACGGTGCCGCCGGAGTACGGCGGCCAGGGCATGGACCACCTCAGCTACACGATCGTGGTCGAGGAGCTCTCCCGCGTTTGCGCGAGCACGGGCATCACCGTAGCGGCGGCGATCAGCCTGGGGATCGGGCCGATTCTCGCCAACGGCTCCGAGGAGCAGAAGAAGAAGTGGCTGCCCGACCTCGCGGCGGGCAGGTTCCTGGGCGCCTTCGGCCTCACCGAGCCCGGCGCGGGCTCGGATGCCGGCAGCCCGCGCACCACGGCCGTGCTCAAGGGCAACGAGTGGGTGATCAACGGCACGAAGCAGTTCATCACGAACGCGGGGCACGCCGGCCTGATCACGATCACCGCCAAGACGGACACGACGGCGCCGCGCGGGCACGGCATCAGCGCCATCGTCGTGCCCAAGGACGCGCCCGGCTTCAAGCTCGGCACCAAGGAGAACAAGCTGGGCATCCGCGCCAGCGAGACCTGGGAGCTGATCTTCGAGGACTGCCGCGTGCCGGCCAGCAACCTGATCGGCGAGCTGAACACGGGCTTCGGCACCTTCATGCGCACGCTCGAGGGCGGGCGCATCTCGATCGGGGCGATGGCCCTGGGCATCGCGCAGGGGG carries:
- a CDS encoding T9SS type A sorting domain-containing protein, producing MKLRHFVGATALLQMGLPASAAVTLTVESETESEVVVSISMADSEQALAIGLHGLAQGLCLPEVFEMASGTRAAAKQDDSAFLLLVGSSGPFAPILPIDAAGQVLLRGSLQKTSTSWCLSLTSADLIQPGGEQFAIISAPVNDSPLMPETAAPPIGLEVYPNPGWDRILLSLGGEAESVVGLRVYDAQGRVVRDLAAAQRMAASRQEPVAWDGCDSSGRHLGAGIYFARVFYRGGAEASCKLTLIR
- a CDS encoding dipeptidase codes for the protein MDKVIARICGAAERQRAELFELLRIPSISAEPARKADMQRTAEWLLRKLQAMGVRSEIIPTPGHALVYGEHLAAKGAPTVLMYGHYDVQPVDPLDLWTTPPFEPTIRNAAVYARGSSDDKGQVLCHLLAVEALLAETGGLPVNLKLLIEGEEEVGSPNLTPFVRANREKLACDALVVSDSAFFAKGVPSLVYGLRGLAYLEVFLTGPNRDLHSGTFGGAVANPADALAGMIAALHDGERRIAVPGFYDKVRPLSPAEREEYKRLPHKDEAYMKELGVNGLVGEAGYSTLERTSGRPTLEVNGIWGGYTGEGAKTVLPAKAAAKISCRLVPDQDPDEIARLVEAQLKRLAPAGIAVAVKQHHGGRPFLCALDSPFVEAGKGALEAAFGKRPVLAREGGSIPVVEAFNRELKAPVVLMGFGLPDDNLHSPNEKLDLEQFHKGIEAAAHFLALAGKVGG
- a CDS encoding acyl-CoA dehydrogenase, with protein sequence MNLELNEQQQMIRDMIRDFAVKEVEPIAARIDETMEFPEANIAKLAQLGILGMTVPPEYGGQGMDHLSYTIVVEELSRVCASTGITVAAAISLGIGPILANGSEEQKKKWLPDLAAGRFLGAFGLTEPGAGSDAGSPRTTAVLKGNEWVINGTKQFITNAGHAGLITITAKTDTTAPRGHGISAIVVPKDAPGFKLGTKENKLGIRASETWELIFEDCRVPASNLIGELNTGFGTFMRTLEGGRISIGAMALGIAQGALDKAVPYALAREQFGKPIARHQAIGNMIADMATEIEAARHLVYNAARLKDAGRPYGKEAAMAKLYASEVSMRAASKAIQIHGGYGYTKEYPVERYYRDAKLTEIGEGTSEIQRIVIARRVLEEFGG